One genomic region from Amaranthus tricolor cultivar Red isolate AtriRed21 chromosome 12, ASM2621246v1, whole genome shotgun sequence encodes:
- the LOC130796858 gene encoding uncharacterized protein LOC130796858, which produces MVEHGTRLSTKFMMEDMNHEISEARGETNEENGEEESEMNFSGSEEMRLGISRIHEKVEAFNQLVSEMLESGKSLFNKLNMEFEERVLMIHKEQIEKWQEEIKELRLIDTNNEEMNDRLNNAKCLLQTVSISQ; this is translated from the exons ATGGTAGAGCATGGCACTCGACTTTCAACGAAATTCATGATGGAAGAT ATGAATCATGAAATCAGCGAAGCCAGAGGTGAAACGAATGAAGAAAATGGGGAAGAAGAGAGTGAGATGAACTTCTCTGGGTCAGAAGAGATGAGGCTTGGCATTTCGCGCATTCATGAGAAAGTCGAGGCATTCAATCAACTG GTGTCTGAGATGCTGGAATCTGGGAAATCACTGTTTAACAAGCTAAACATGGAATTTGAAGAACGAGTTCTGAT GATCCACAAGGAACAGATAGAGAAATGGCAGGAAGAAATTAAGGAGCTGAGATTGATTGATACAAACAACGAGGAAATGAATGATCGTCTTAATAATGCTAAATGCCTACTCCAAACTGTTAGTATCAGTCAATGA
- the LOC130796914 gene encoding uncharacterized protein LOC130796914, with amino-acid sequence MAAKYILGSLAGSFVVAYVCDKIISDQKIFGGTTPSTVSNKEWFEETDKKMQAWPRTAGPPVVMNPISRQNFIIKTTDS; translated from the exons ATGGCGGCTAAGTACATCCTCGGTTCCCTCGCTGGATCTTTTGTTGTTGCTTATGTCTGTGATAAGATAATATCTGATCAGAAGATTTTCGGAG GAACGACACCGTCAACTGTATCAAACAAAGAGTGGTTCGAGGAAACAGACAAGAAAATGCAGGCATGGCCTCGTACTGCTGGACCTCCTGTGGTGATGAATCCTATTAGTCGTCAGaacttcatcatcaaaactacTGACTCATAG